A single window of Pseudoduganella plicata DNA harbors:
- a CDS encoding DUF3108 domain-containing protein encodes MRTTMRATRLLCATALISLMAAAHAAPQYVAAGTPLPRFHLLKEGSHRYLRYLQAADSNTPLDIWQRDIRFDGKRVQIRQRWDATGKAPSVKWLDSSFEAGSLRPLTHTRITEKDGKKTVEGFAFAPDRITGLPDLPNNTQKALSVASPEPVFNFEADMELLQTLPLADGYEAQLVLYHPGGPAAPARYTFRVSGSEAIAGPAGPVDCWVVTTDYNQPGTVSKFWFARTTQLMVRQESRMPDGRLLIKALID; translated from the coding sequence ATGAGGACCACGATGCGCGCCACCCGCCTGCTCTGTGCCACCGCCCTGATCTCCCTGATGGCCGCGGCCCACGCCGCGCCGCAGTACGTGGCGGCAGGCACGCCGCTGCCGCGCTTCCACCTCCTGAAGGAAGGCAGCCACCGCTACCTGCGCTACCTGCAGGCGGCCGACAGCAATACCCCCCTCGACATCTGGCAGCGCGACATCCGCTTCGACGGCAAGCGCGTGCAGATCCGCCAGCGCTGGGATGCCACCGGCAAGGCGCCGTCCGTCAAATGGCTCGATTCATCGTTCGAGGCGGGCAGCTTGCGCCCGCTCACGCACACGCGCATCACGGAAAAGGACGGCAAGAAAACCGTGGAAGGTTTCGCGTTCGCGCCGGACCGGATCACGGGCCTGCCCGACCTGCCGAACAATACCCAGAAGGCGCTGTCGGTCGCGTCGCCTGAGCCCGTATTCAATTTCGAAGCCGACATGGAACTGCTGCAAACCTTGCCGCTTGCCGATGGCTACGAGGCGCAGCTGGTGCTGTACCACCCGGGCGGGCCGGCGGCGCCCGCCCGCTATACATTCCGCGTCTCCGGCAGCGAGGCGATCGCCGGCCCGGCCGGCCCGGTCGACTGCTGGGTCGTCACGACCGACTACAACCAGCCCGGCACCGTGTCGAAATTCTGGTTTGCCCGCACCACCCAGCTGATGGTGCGCCAGGAAAGCCGCATGCCGGACGGGCGCCTGCTCATCAAGGCGTTGATCGACTAG